The window ACCGCCCTCGTCCAGATGGAAGCCCAGAAACTTCGGCACGATCCCACGGAGCTGCTGACCCGCGCCGTCCAGCCCGTCCTCTGGCTCGTCATCTTCGGCGAGGTGGTCACCGCGGCGCGCGCCTTCAACACGGGCAACATCCCGTACCTCAACTTCATCGCACCAGGCATCCTGGCCCAGAGCGTCCTCTTCGTGGCCATCTTCTACGGCATCGCCGCGATTTGGGAACGGGACCTGGGGATCCTCCAGAAGTTCATGGCCACGCCGACGCCGCGATCCGCGCTCGTCCTCGGGAAGGCCCTCTCCGCGGGGCTGCGCGGGCTCTCCCAGATGGT of the Thermoplasmata archaeon genome contains:
- a CDS encoding ABC transporter permease — its product is MPKALADYVRKTTALVQMEAQKLRHDPTELLTRAVQPVLWLVIFGEVVTAARAFNTGNIPYLNFIAPGILAQSVLFVAIFYGIAAIWERDLGILQKFMATPTPRSALVLGKALSAGLRGLSQMV